ATTAAAGGTGTGGTGGCCGGGGCATATAAGTATAGATGTATGTATGTAAATACAGAAGCAGGAGAAAAGTAAGAAGTTAAAAAGAACATCAAGGGAAGCTAACCATTGTTATGTGTTAGTTTTCAAACACCGCATGCTTTGGTAACCTAATCTAACAGTTGAAATAGAATGTCTTGAATGATTAATAAATGTAGAAATGAGATTACTTAATACACTAAGCCCCAAATTATATTCTATACAAGTTTTAAGTCAAAATCATAGGAGTGGCAAAATGGttcaaagaaaacagttaaccacccatattatccactaaaaaatgggttggataatgaactttttaaaaacgggtcaaatatggataagaaccattttatccatttagaaaatggataaccaaggAGTAaccaaatggataaccaatgggtctaacttttacatttgtaaagcctcaaattggggattTCTCAAGTTAGGAAGActaaaaattctcccaaaagtgatcatatacaagaagtcatggataatatgggtaacccatattatccgccggttaacccgttttttatccgtattaaatatgggtcgggttggataattgatccgttttttcattacccattttcgacccgaaccatatccAACCCGACCCGCACGTTTGCCACTCCTACAAAATCACTAGACTTTATCACTAAATGGAATAGGTGAGTCAATCTTCATCAAAAGAAGATTCCATATTTGAATGTGACATATGGGACTTATTTGGTTAATCTCAGGCGTTTTTCTTCTCTGCAGTACATAAGATAAGTTTTATGTTTCAATGTTTTAATATAAACGGAGATCACCGTTTCATTTTCCAATCAATCGACTCAGACAATACAAAATCAACATGCAGTTTCTAAAGGTTAGCAATTTATATTACCAAGTAATGTGAATTTACTAGGAAATTCACAAAATTAATGGGTCAATTTTTGAAAATTAGAAGCTTAAAGTAACCAGTCATGCTAAATTCAAAGATCAATTCTCAACCGTATCAAAACAACCCCTGATTATTATTTCTTCGCTCGAGAAAGCACCATAGTTCAAGTAATTATGGCTGCATATTCCTTTTAACTTTATACAATTAAAAAGGGTGACAGATTGAATCCAAGGCCATCCATATTTGGTTGCTGATATAGCGAAGTTCAGTGTGCTGGTAAATAAGATTCAGATGATATTGTCTTGTTAAACCCTCCTCCCACCACCATCAGGGTGAAAAAAACTTGCATTCCTATTCATGAGTACTTGTGCTTTAACTTGCTTATAGACAGACTTTTGAGCACGGAAATAACTAGATCATTGAAATGCTGTGGCAAAGTAACAATGCAGGTATCATGGCAACCCCATTCACACTTTCCAAGGATAAGATTGAGCTGCAATTTGCAACAAACCATGTTGGTAAGATGCAACACATTTCCTACTAAACACTGAAATGAACTAGTCAAGGAAAATGAGAATAGAAAGACTGGGTATTTTCTATGGTGGCAATATGGTTAATATAGGGTAACATGAATCTCCAGTCTTTGGGCCTTAACACTAGAGTGATGAGGTCAAGTGTTTTGGCTAAGTGTCTATCGTCTAATAATATACGTCCTGCTTGTTAGACTGTCTGTGATGGCCAATTCTTGGTTTGCTTAAGTTTGGATGATCACCTGGTCTTTACAGCGAAAATTCACTCGTTTTATGTTTACATTATTACTCCCTTGTCGTGCTCATGTCCTTAGTTTGCGATGTTGTGTGTTCTTAGATTTTTGCATAACTTTATGACATCTTTCTAGTTTAATATCATTTAAGGCAGGCACCCTAGTGGGCATTTGTAGTGTTGAATGCTAATTGTTTTAATGTCATACTCCTTCACTTGGCATGGTTCTGTATTCGTAGATTTCTGCATAACATAATGACATCTTGTATTTACATTATATTTTTGGTGATACTAAGTTCAAATTTCATCACTCTTGAAGGTGATTTCACGGGTATATTTATTTGCAGGCCACTTTCTTTTGACAAATTTATTGCTGGAGACCATGAAAAGAACGGTTAATCAGAGCAGAAAAGAAGGGAGGATTGTTAATGTCTCCTCACGACGCCACAAATTTTCGTACCATGAAGGGATTCGGTTTGACAAAATCAATGATCAATTAGGGTGAACATGCTATAGTCTGACATATCTTGCATGTGCTAATTCTTTAATTGTTGAGTCTTTAATTTTCTCCCCAAAATTTTGATTAGTTGGATTAGAGTATCTGTAAGAATTGAAGTGATAGAAATTTATTTTTGCCATTTCTCCCAATCTTTCTCTCATAGGGACTGAGCATCTGTTAGAAACTGGCCCTGATTTCCTTATTGTGTTGTCACCGACCACATTTGAATGAAGAAACATCATAGGGATGCCATTTCCTATGACTAAAGGGCAgccagtgcactaagctcccgctatgcgcggggtccggggaagtaGTCATTTCCAATGACTACTGCAAAATGTTTATTCCCTACACAAATTTAAATTATTTGGATAAAAATTCTCGGTGATGGAGGACAAAAATATTTTAGTCAAAGGAGTTGATCAATCATTTGCAGTCATAAGGAGTACATATTatgttgttttcaaaaatagatgaACTATGCTTATGTCTAGAAAAGTTGAGACCAGGATTTTGTCTTATGCGGACGAATGATCCTCAGGTATAATGGGCTGTCTGCATATGGTCAGTCAAAGCTTGCCAATGTGCTACATGCTAATGAACTTGCTAGACGTCTGAAGGTACACACTAACCTAGTAAACAGTTTAATGTGTTTGAAGATGGACTTTTCTTATACATTTGGTAAAAATATTCCACCAGATCATTGTAAAGGCATttcatataaaaatgtcaaatttgAGACTGACACTAGACCTAGTAGTTTTTGAATGGATTTACCATGATGACTGAAATCTCCTTCACAAAGTGGCATGGCATGATGGTAGGAGGCTTTTGGCTTTGCGCTTTCTGCTAAACAAGTACTTAAAGCACGCCTTTAAATTTCAGCATGTGCTAAAAATGTTCTCACGAAAACATCATCCATTGCAGTCCCTGTGATATTGCATTGTAACACTTTTGAGTTACAATTTTTATCTTAAAAATATATTAAAGCCCATAGTCCCTGAATAGATATTGGCATAAGTATCCTCTCTTCTTTTCTGATTAGACGTTGAAGTAGTTAGATTGAATTCTCTCTTTAACTAGCATTGTTAGGCTTAAAGAACCTTTTGGTACTCTGCTTGTCTGGTAACAGGTATAAGTAGAAGATAAGCTTTTTATCCATTTTAAGAATAATAATGTGGCCATTTCCTTTAAGAACAATAATGTGGTCATTTCCTTGAAAAGGAAGGGGGCGTGGAGATTACAGCGAATTCTCTTCACCCAGGAGCCATTGCCACTGACCTTTTCCGTCAGCACAGCATTATCAGTGGTAATCTCTTTGACTTTTGAGTCATGTATTCTGTCTATCTCTATTGCTTCATGACTTCATAGGCGAGGATTTAAGTTAAACTCGGTGGTGCTGAGAGTGAATGACACTAGCCAGATGATATTAGCTAGGTAAGCATCTAATGAGCCAAATCCGTTTTTGGAGCCCGTCCATAGTGGATCTTCTCAGTGGCTCGTTTCTTACATGTGTTGCTTATGTCTTGTTCTTTACTAAAGTTTGTGAACCTGTTACTTGCATTTTCTGGAACAATATGATCAGGTCACTGCCTTTGGTCTAAATTATAAGCTTTATATGGCTGCGAGCTTATTTATCTTTCATCTATTTCATTAGCGCTCACAATGCTCTTTGAGGGCATTTTGAAATTACCGAAAGATTCTCTCTCAGATCTTTCTTCCATGTTATATTTCGGGTTCTGTACTCTGAGTAACCAATAGTAGAAATGAATTTTATGAATTAAATATACTGCAGGTTGGTATGTTCATTAATCTTTGAAAACTTGGACTAATGGATATGTTCTTTGGTCTTGTGACTAGTACCCTTTCTACATGGTTCTTATTCACGTTTTACTCTTTTTTAAGCCATTGTCCCTTTTCGATGTGATGCAGGCGTTGTTAATATCCTTGGTAAGCATGTGATGAAAAATGTTCAGCAGGTAATTATGGGAGTACTGGAAGTTCTATTAAATTCTTTTGTATTAAACTGCaagaagaagagaaatgagaCGTCTAAATTACCCTGTTTGTTAGAACTTGAATTTAACTTCCAAATCACGATTCATTGGGTTATTTTCCAAATGGAGTATGATACAAAGAGTCTGCTATTATTTTTCCTTGAACAAACTCTGGTTGGATTAAGACCTACAGTTCTTTAGATATTATGCAACCAACCCTTTCTTCTGACTATTATCAATAGTAAGTATATAGTacttaaaagaagaaaatgaggtTTGTCATCATTTGTGTTCAAAGTGGAGTACCCACAGGTCCTTTCTTTTCTCCATTTCTACTGTTATAGTGTAGCTTTGACATGTATGAATAGCTTTCACAAATGAAGTTTCAGGAGCCAAAAGAGAGATCTGgagacaaaaaatattttctttagttttGGCTGTTCCATTCTGCACCTTTTAACTGTTTCATAGGCACATAATGTTGTCTCCATAAGATTGTTGATATAATTCTATATTTGCTGATGTTGCCCTGTGAAAATTGGTCTCAGGGGGCTGCAACAACATGCTATGTGGCTTTGCATCCGGATGTTAAAGGTGTAAGTGGCAAATATTATTCGGACTGCAAGATAGCTGAGACAAGCCCACAAGCTAAAGATGCTGAATTGGCAAAAAAGTTGTGGGATTTTACCATGAGATTAGTTGACTAACATAATGCATACTCTTTTAAACCTTGCTGTTGTGTGAAGAGGGGACTCATAGGCTACTACGCCAAACAAATATCCGATTTTTTCAAGAGGAGCTCTAGGTCAAGCTTCTTATCATTATAAGCTTGATTGCAGTTACAGTTCCACCGAAACATGTACTCAGGATTTTTTAGGGAACCGGGTAACTTGCCTAATTTCATGGTGTAACCATGTCCTTTGACTTTGCTATCTTGTAATTTGGATCTAATTTAGTCCCCCAAGCAACTGATACAGTCCCCAATACTTGTGCTTCCGCAAACAATTGGAGCACGAACTAAACGCCTTTTAAATCAAAACTTACTTGAAGATTGACCGTCTCAGTAAGACACCAGCTGCAGTCGTAAAgacaaaatatagaaaagaaatgTGCTGTCATCTCAGATTGTTTAATCAACAGTATCTGCAATATTTTCAGTTCATTGTTCACTGTACAACAACCTCAACCCCCATCCCCAAAAGGGGGAAAGCGGAGGAGATAAAGGGCCCTAAACCTATTTAATTTGCATGCTTGCTTCTTTTGTACTCTCTCTTCTATGGGACAGCATAAATATACATGTTTGGTACCACAAATGTCTTGTTGAAGGATCAGCTATACATTGAATCACTTGAAGCTAGCTTCCACGAACAAATGACTCCTTTCATGGCTCAGGGTTGGTTATAAAATTTGATCTCAGGCACTCAACATTTTACAAACAGCTGTAGTGACCAGAGATGCTATGGTGAAGAAGGCCAAAAGATTCACTGGGAAGTAAGCTTCATCTTTGAAACACTAGACTCGAGGCCGGGCAGAGGTAATATGATCAGCTGAACGACATCGACAATGGATAAAGTTCTGCTCAATAAGCTATTTTATTTCCCAAGTCCCCAACCCCCACCCTTCCACGGGATCCTTATTGCACAAATCAGCTTCCTTCAAAGTTACTAAGATAAACAGATTTACAAGAAAACCCAGTAGACAATGAAACTGGGAAGTTTCCCGTGAATGTTGTATCTTTTTTTTTCAACCTCGAATGTTGTATCTGACAAATATAATATCATGCTTCACCTGTGCGACCTTCCAAAGGAGGGCAAGGGTTTAGATCTAGTGAAGGAACCAGTTTCACATGATCCCTTAGGAGTTGCTGAGACACTCGATTGGCCAGCACCGACTGCCCATCGAAAAGCTCTCCTGTCGTAGGCCTCCCAAACTGCTTTCCAAGAGCATCATTTTGAGAGGATGCCAGTTCCCGGAAAGCATGAGATCCTGACGGTGTCCCTCGTAAAACATCAGGATCCCAGTACGAAGGCCCATTCATATAAGGACTCTGTGGAAGTTGTGCTGCCTCCTGTAAGTAAACTGACTGATTAAGGTGATGAAATGGGATAGCACCAGTCCCTCCAGAGAGAGGTGTTGATGAGCCAGACATGGTGATAGGACTTGATATGGGTGAAGGAGACATCCTCCCATTTAGGTGTTGAGGTGACCTTGGATGTAAAAGAGGGCTACCAATCGGCGAGACTGGGCATGATATGTTCCTTGTAATGTGGATATCACTGGAGATCAAAGAGGAATATCAGTAATCACAAAGACGAGTACTGCCTTCATTCTCTATTATATTCAGAATTATAACTTGAATGGCAATTGCTTTCTTCAGAAAGACTCAATTAAAAATCAGAGAACTCAAGAAATTTGAAATAATCAAGAGAAAAGAACCTGCagtgaaaattagattttgaAACTCTGGACGAATGGATTGCAAGTCTTTCTGATTCTGACGTAGGTGAGTTCCTTGCCTGTCCAATGCCCTAAGATTCATAAAGAACACACCCGTAAGTTTAAACCATGCCACATAAGTCCAAGATGAAGATGTATAATGTTTTCGATGTACTGTAAGTTTCACTTGGAATTACTTTTTTGTGCAATCAGACATCATGAACTTAATATGTAGTTATCAATCGTTAGCACACCCTTTTCTTTAGGGGTGATTTACTCTCTTTCTCTTTTAGGTATTCCAACATGGGACAAGGGAAGACGGTTTGTTCCAAGGAAGACATGATCCCTCATACTGGTGCTAGAATAAAGAGATAACAATTTACATCTAATAATACAGTTAATGGTGCGATAGCATCAATATGCATCATCATTTCGGATATGCTGCACCATGAGCATCCTCCATCTAGATCTCCTTATGGAAACCGACACAAGTCaattatcattttttttaaagCATAAAAGTTTCACTTCCTTCTATTTTCTTTCTGTGTCTCTCTTCTTTCAAGGGTGAGCAACTTACTCTCAAATGAATCAAAAAGCTAAAAACaagtcaatttttttttttcaaagtagAAGTTCActtctattttctttcttttttctaagAGTGAAGCTTCTTACTCTGTTATGAACCAAGAAGCTAACAAGAACTAGGCTCACCAATCTCGATTACCTTCAAGGAAAGCAATGACAAAAGAGATGGCATTCTAACATGAAACACATTTATGCTTAAGAAAGCACATGCACAGACATCAGAGATAGCTCTCTGCTTTTGTTTGAATACAGGGGAAGAGAAGCAAGGATGGGGAATGACAGGacttaaaattttaagtttattTGGTCATCCAAATGAACCTAGCTTGTTCTCGTCAAAAGAAGCAGCTTTTAGCCACATGACAGAATGCAATACAACTGGTCAGCAAGTAGAAAATTTCTCACTGTTCCTCTTTTAACTTGTCTAGTAAatcccttttctttctctttttaatttTACGTACTTCAATTGCTAAAAGATTCCTATccgaaggaaaaaggaaaagaataaaaaagTTCATGATTCCAGAAAAGATAACAGAAACTACTTGGTGATACCCAAGGAAAACATATTGTAAGAACCCGTTTCCTCCCCTAGCCAACTGTAGAGAAAAGCTACAAACTCTACTACACAGATTATTTAGCGCACATCCAACAATATAAACCTTGACCATATTTACATACCAGTTAAATCATCTACTTTTCCAGAATAAAGCGATCTTTTTTCTAAGAACTAGCCATTATTTAGGTCCTATGTGACAAGTTCATATAACTGAATTATTATCGGTATATGAGATTGATTACTGTATGAACTCCAAATATAGACGCTTGAACTAATCTTAACCAGGAATGAACCCTTAACAATATACGCGGTCAATAGATTTAAAATAAAGGCCTGAATATTGGATACATGTACCCAATCAGTTAATTTTGCCAAAACTAATTGCTGATTCAGAATACATCACATTAATGATCATTTTACTGATAGAAGAATAAATGTGCCAGTGTACTTTTACCAGTACCATCATCACAACTTTCCTGTTtctgaaaagtgaaaagaaagagaaaggacTTCCAAAGTCTTATTGATGGGAAGAAAAGAAGACTAAAATAAACAGAAGTGTACCTGAGATTTTACGCCATTTATTCCTGCATATGGAGGATCAGAAGATGCAGGAGAAACATTTGGCTTCTCCAGAGTTGCAGCATTTTTCACAAAAGGATGCTCCAATAGTAGAGCAGCAGTAGGACGATGACGGGGCTCACGCTGCAAGCACTTCCTCACAAAATCTTTTCCTTCATCTGAGAGATGTTCTGGTATAGCTGGGAGTTCTTTACTATTCCCAATCTTAAACATAGCAGCAACCTTTGGGCCCATCAAACACCACATATTAGAGGTTAAGGGAATAAATTGTGTTGTACAACTTGCATCTCAAATTAAATTATAGCAAAACTCAATCCCCAGACAAATTCCAGAAGAGAAAAAAAGGTGAAATGCTCAACTAATGTTCTCTAGGCCGAATTACTCACCCCTTCGTACTGGCTAAAAGGAGGCTTGGATGTAGCCATTTCTAAGACGGTGCATCCAAGACTCCATATATCAACAGCAAGGTTGCAGCCACTAGAATTCTTTATAACCTGAAACATTAGCAAAGAGGCACTTTTAAGTCAAACTATAAGCAACCAAGGCGCATGCAAAATTTTTAATTACTGCCCAAATCATTCCTCACCTCGGGGGCCATCCAGTAAGGGCTTCCCTTGAATGATAATGGACATGATTGTCCTGTAATCTGCAAATTTGCGATTGAAAAATTAAAGACATGAGGCTCAGCCTGAAGAGCACACCTACAGAGGGTAAAAGTGTCCCTGATGGTACAGTATTGACAATAACACCAGTGCATGACTTAATGGATTAAGTTCTGTATTTATCACTCCAGAAACAAGAAACAAAACTAGATGATTAGAAAAAATGTTGTCTATTCCAACAGCAATAATTTAGAGATCAAAGAGCAGATTTGAATAAAAAAAACCATATGACATCTAATTGATTATATCATACAGCAAATTGCTATCATCTAACATATAACTCCTTAGAAGTCTATGGGTAAACTTACATGTTTTGCCATTCCAAAGTCTGCTAACTTTATGCGCCCATTTGGATCAACAAGAATATTTGCTCCTTTAATATCTCTGTGAAAATGCAGAGTTAGGCAATCAGGGTACAAAGGTAAATACTGCTAAAAGAATGATTTTACGAAAATGATCCAACCAAAGAACATAATTACCTATGCACTGtgtttttagcatgtaaatatgcAAGCCCTGATAAGATTTGTTGAGTATAACTACGGATCGCTGTTTCTCCAAATGCACCATATTCTTGTAAAAGCTTATAAATGGACCCGCCCGATACATATTCCAAGTAGATATACAGTTTATCGCCAACCTGATTGAGGTAAACAATTCAGAAAAAATGTCAGCTCAAAAAGACGATAAAATTTCGGAGCGCGAGAAAGTCTGTTCTTTCCTTTCGGTTTATTCACTGCTCTGAAACTTAGCACTTGTTTTATTGATTCATGGGACGGAAAAGTATATGGCTCTCATATGATCAGGTTTATAGTTGCTCCCTACTTAAATCTCGCAACTAAGCTTTGGAGTGATAGGATTATGAACCAAATTCTTTAACAGTAATTAACATATCAAGCTCTCAATTGATAAGGCTGCAAACTGTGTCCGAAGCTCACCGTTTCTGTCCCGTAGTACTGAACAATGTTTGGATGCCTCAACCGGCTTAACAATGCAATCTCCTGCAAAGTACTTGAATATAAGAGCATACTCAAACATGAACACATAAATATATTATGACTCGGGAATCAACAACTCTAAGCAGTCCACAAACATTAAACCTTCAATAGACTGCTCCCTATTGGATAACTTACTTGAGCCAACTGCTTTGCACTTTCTTTTGACTTTGCATCATCTGAAAATAATGTAACCTCCTTCATTGCACACATTTCACCACTATCACTGCAGAATAGACAAGGCCAGGTATTAAACAAAATCTTCAGACGATCAATAGTAGAATTGGACATGTCAACATGTTGGATTTGTATTTACTTCAAAAGGCCATGGTAGTGAATGTACCTGTTAAAACCAACATAAACATGTCCAAATGTGCCTCTACCCAGCAATTTCCCCTTTTTCCAACGAGAGCCAGGGCTAGCAAGGTTCTCAGCTCTACCTGGACTTCGAGGCACCGAGGGAGATGTTGCAACTGAATTGGAATGTGAAAAGGGCGAAGAGTTGGAGATTGTCAAAGGAGGAAGAGGCAAAGGGTGACTTTGCAGTTTTCCATCATCAGGCCAACTAGACTGCAATTCAGAGGCTCCACCTACAGCCCTAGGATGAATTGGTGTGACGGCGCCACTGTGAATTCTCGAGCTAGGCCCTGGACTTGTCATCCTAGGACTAGGAATTGGTGAGTACTCTGGACTTCCTCTACAAGGCTGCCAAAACAGTTGTCCTGACATATCTCCTCCCATTGAATTATGCCCAGAATTCTGACCAGATCCTGGGCTTGAACAATGGCCAGATCCAAGTGAAGGAAGATCTGGATAAGCCCTTCCTGCCCATAGAGTAGAACTAGTAACTTGCTCACTTCCAGCAGTTCTCATAGGACTTCTAGAAGGACTTGACATAGAACTATCAGGGGCACTGCAAAAGGCTCCATGAGGAGGGACCTGTATATTGGTCACATGACTACTTAAAGGTCTTCTTTTAGGAGATACAGAGGAAACATTTTTACTTGGCGAAAGACTAACTGGTCCTGTTGTTTCTTTCAAGCTAATTTGTCCAGCCGCAGATTGATCCTTAACAATCAAACTTCAAAACCAACAAGAAAAAGAATTGTGTCAATCAGGGTACTACAATTACATATCAAAAGAAAGCACCAAAGTTTTTAACAAGAAAAAACActagccaaagaaattaaggccAGCCAAAGGTAAAAGAGATGACTTTTCAAAGAAAAGAATCGATAATGACCAAATTTTCCTCTGAATGACCTTCTACATTTGCTAACCTGGAAGGACTACCAATAGCAGTTCTGCTCCCAGTTTCATAATCAGATGCAAGTGGACTACGTTGACGTGAATCAGCAGGATCATCACTCTCAATAGAGCACTCGCTTGAAACAGATGCAAAGACAAGCTCTCCATCTGTATCTGCAGGGTCCAGTCTGTGCCTGATGCATGCAGGCTTGGGGAGAGGCAGAAACAAGGATGGCTTTGAGCCCTTCTCCACTCTGGACTTTGCGGATGCACTGATTCCAGAGTCTGACCGACCTACATTTGCTGGACGCAGACCAGGAAGTGGTAGTGGTTGGGCCAGAGGCCTTTCAGCAAAGCTTTGACATCTTGCTACATGTTTGGAAGGCGATGATGCTCTTGATTGTGCTTGGGACAGAGAACCCTTCTCAGAAGCAGTGTCACTGCTATGTCTTCGAGAACCTCCTGATTTACTGGGAGATTTAATTTCAGCTGGACTCTTAAACTTGCGATGCAATGTGTCAATAAAACTTTCTTTTGTTGCTTTCTTCTTAGCTTCTTTTGATGATGACTTCCACCATGAAGGCATATTTCCTTTTGCTATAAATTAGCAAAATCAAACAAATTACTACAACATTATTTTCAAATATCCAGCCTTGTATAAGACAATAAACCTGCAAGCAGAAAAAGACTGGCATGATCTAGTTACGAATAATAGAATCTCAATCCGTTGCTACAATCCATATGTCAATCCCGCCATATATTTGCAAATCAAGATTTTTGAAGATAAATATTACATAAATGATATTCCAACAAACAGGCATGAAGTTAAACAGGACCAAGGACATACTTATAGATGATAGAAGTAGCCAACTAAAGCAGTCAGCTTCATAATACAACCATGGTAACCAATAGTTATGTCAGTTCATCAAAAAGAACGTGGACAATCAATTAGAGGCCAAGTGGTTAAGATTTTAGACAAGCATAACTAAGGTGACATTATCAAACCTTGTTTCACCTTCCTATTGATAGGCGTAAACAGATAGTTTTGtatcaaaaatttaactttcacTTATAAATAATATGCATAATAAAACAGAAATTGCTACCCCATTTCTTTATTTACTTGATCCTTCAACATGTAATCAATCATTTTCCACTACGAGAAACTTCCTAGCAAACCGATTAAACACAATATGGCCTGAACATGAAATAGTACCCATTATCCAATTCGAAGGAATAACTCCCTTTTATGCTTATACAATTTGAAAAGATTAATGAGTATCCAGATATTAGAGAACCCTTGACTCACTCACGCCAATCAAAACTGGTGAGAGGAACTACGACGAAATCTCCTGTACCCAAATTCTTTTTAGAATCACAACTCAAAAATAttgtttttttcatttcttgCCAT
This sequence is a window from Nicotiana sylvestris chromosome 3, ASM39365v2, whole genome shotgun sequence. Protein-coding genes within it:
- the LOC104210723 gene encoding short-chain dehydrogenase TIC 32, chloroplastic-like, with translation MWFLSKKGASGFSANSTAEEVTYGIDASALTAIVTGASSGIGAETARVLALRGVHVIMGVRNISAGKQVKEAIIRDVPEAKIDAMELDLSSLASVRNFASNYNSLGLPLNLLINNAGIMATPFTLSKDKIELQFATNHVGHFLLTNLLLETMKRTVNQSRKEGRIVNVSSRRHKFSYHEGIRFDKINDQLGYNGLSAYGQSKLANVLHANELARRLKEGGVEITANSLHPGAIATDLFRQHSIISGVVNILGKHVMKNVQQGAATTCYVALHPDVKGVSGKYYSDCKIAETSPQAKDAELAKKLWDFTMRLVD
- the LOC104210721 gene encoding mitogen-activated protein kinase kinase kinase YODA-like; amino-acid sequence: MPSWWKSSSKEAKKKATKESFIDTLHRKFKSPAEIKSPSKSGGSRRHSSDTASEKGSLSQAQSRASSPSKHVARCQSFAERPLAQPLPLPGLRPANVGRSDSGISASAKSRVEKGSKPSLFLPLPKPACIRHRLDPADTDGELVFASVSSECSIESDDPADSRQRSPLASDYETGSRTAIGSPSSLIVKDQSAAGQISLKETTGPVSLSPSKNVSSVSPKRRPLSSHVTNIQVPPHGAFCSAPDSSMSSPSRSPMRTAGSEQVTSSTLWAGRAYPDLPSLGSGHCSSPGSGQNSGHNSMGGDMSGQLFWQPCRGSPEYSPIPSPRMTSPGPSSRIHSGAVTPIHPRAVGGASELQSSWPDDGKLQSHPLPLPPLTISNSSPFSHSNSVATSPSVPRSPGRAENLASPGSRWKKGKLLGRGTFGHVYVGFNSDSGEMCAMKEVTLFSDDAKSKESAKQLAQEIALLSRLRHPNIVQYYGTETVGDKLYIYLEYVSGGSIYKLLQEYGAFGETAIRSYTQQILSGLAYLHAKNTVHRDIKGANILVDPNGRIKLADFGMAKHITGQSCPLSFKGSPYWMAPEVIKNSSGCNLAVDIWSLGCTVLEMATSKPPFSQYEGVAAMFKIGNSKELPAIPEHLSDEGKDFVRKCLQREPRHRPTAALLLEHPFVKNAATLEKPNVSPASSDPPYAGINGVKSQGIGQARNSPTSESERLAIHSSRVSKSNFHCSDIHITRNISCPVSPIGSPLLHPRSPQHLNGRMSPSPISSPITMSGSSTPLSGGTGAIPFHHLNQSVYLQEAAQLPQSPYMNGPSYWDPDVLRGTPSGSHAFRELASSQNDALGKQFGRPTTGELFDGQSVLANRVSQQLLRDHVKLVPSLDLNPCPPLEGRTGEA